The genome window ATGGTGTTGTCAGCGATGACGACATACAAACCATTATGAATTCTGTTAAAGAAGCTATTAAAAAACCAGTTCGTCTCGGTCGAGTAGAAGTAAAAAATATTGCTTTTGGACTCCGGAGCGTTGATGTTACTGTAGCTGTCCCTGATTCAGAAGGAGGGCTTGATCCGATCGTCAACACGTTGTCAAAAATCAAAAAAATAGAAAGTGTGGAAGTTGTCGACGTCGGACGTATCTAGGCAGCAACTTTTTTCATTGAATATTCTTGATACAGTTCAAAAGCCTGAATTCCTGACTCTGTTGGATAATACACGGGATATGCAGAATTTGATGTGTCACCTTCAACAAGTTCAGCTTCGTACATCTTTTTTAAATGCCATTTCACCAC of Candidatus Thermoplasmatota archaeon contains these proteins:
- a CDS encoding elongation factor 1-beta — protein: MGEVIALIRMMPDGVVSDDDIQTIMNSVKEAIKKPVRLGRVEVKNIAFGLRSVDVTVAVPDSEGGLDPIVNTLSKIKKIESVEVVDVGRI